Proteins encoded by one window of Lathyrus oleraceus cultivar Zhongwan6 chromosome 1, CAAS_Psat_ZW6_1.0, whole genome shotgun sequence:
- the LOC127117552 gene encoding lachrymatory-factor synthase, with product MNSIQQTNEKWKGKAKTEILGCKSEQVWPLLEDFFGLDKWFPTLSTCIPIEGTSGKPGCVRFCAGFKTPIDKHDKKTLNWTKQKLLSIDPIQKVFSYSIIDGNVGFHSYVSTVKVVRKEKGCEIEWIYEVEPVEGWRLEDLDFFIGSGLDVMAQRIQQAFKTMEDALQA from the coding sequence ATGAACTCTATTCAACAAACAAATGAAAAATGGAAGGGCAAAGCCAAAACAGAAATACTAGGATGCAAATCTGAACAAGTATGGCCACTTTTAGAGGATTTTTTTGGCCTTGACAAATGGTTTCCAACTCTCTCAACATGCATACCAATTGAAGGAACATCAGGCAAACCAGGTTGTGTCCGTTTCTGTGCAGGTTTCAAGACTCCTATAGATAAACATGACAAAAAAACTTTGAATTGGACTAAGCAGAAACTTCTTTCAATTGATCCAATTCAAAAGGTGTTTAGTTATTCAATTATTGATGGAAATGTTGGATTTCATTCCTATGTTTCAACTGTTAAGGTAGTGAGAAAAGAAAAAGGATGTGAGATTGAGTGGATATATGAAGTTGAACCTGTTGAAGGATGGAGATTGGAAGATCTTGATTTTTTCATAGGTTCTGGCTTGGATGTCATGGCTCAAAGAATTCAACAAGCTTTCAAGACCATGGAAGATGCACTTCAAGCTTAA